A window of the Hordeum vulgare subsp. vulgare chromosome 5H, MorexV3_pseudomolecules_assembly, whole genome shotgun sequence genome harbors these coding sequences:
- the LOC123398319 gene encoding uncharacterized protein LOC123398319 produces MESLPGLDLVGSSCRPSLLLLLFRSPPDPGVPSPFPSAPAVPSPFQPPLSRRILPPASVSVRSRRRTSLLALPLQFSPPPSLDLTGPLRLFCCYCYRVIAA; encoded by the coding sequence ATGGAGTCGCTGCCAGGGCTGGATCTCGTCGGATCTTCCTGCCGGCcctccctgctgctgctgctgttccgGTCTCCGCCGGATCCCGGCGTCCCGTCGCCGTTCCCGTCGGCTCCCGCCGTCCCGTCGCCGTTCCAGCCGCCGCTGTCCCGCCGGATCCTGCCGCCGGCCTCTGTTTCCGTCAGATCTCGCCGCCGGACCTCCCTGCTGGCCCTCCCGCTCCAGTTTTCGCCGCCCCCATCGCTGGATCTCACTGGCcctctccgtctcttttgctgctactgctatcgcgTGATAGCTGCTTAG